A stretch of DNA from Triticum dicoccoides isolate Atlit2015 ecotype Zavitan chromosome 2A, WEW_v2.0, whole genome shotgun sequence:
AAAAAgaccacaaatttgaaaaaagtccaTAGATTTAAAACAAGTTCATCACTTTTcataaaaaaagttcatggatatgaaaatagttcatcaagtttgaaaaaaagttcatcgagtttgaaaattttaagaaaaaagttcatggatatgaaaaaagttcatcgagtttgaaaaaaagttcatcaagtttgaaaaaagttcatagaatttgagaaaaaagttcatcgagtttgaaaaaagcTCATCGAATTTGAGAAAAACGTTCATCgagattgaaaaaagttcatcaagtttcaaaaaagttcatcgaatttgaaaaaagttcatcgaatctgaGAAATTCATCGATTTTGTGtcgaaccaggaagaaaggaaaaagaaaaggaaaaaggaaagaaggaaaacagaaaatgaaaaaaaggaaaaatgataAAAGAAAAGTACAAGGAAGAAAAGAACTAGAAAAGGTGAATATAAGCAGAATAGGCTTGGTGGCATGGTGGTTTGTGTAGTGTACGATGAAGCAGCAGCTACCCAGTTCGATTCCTACTGCACCTGCTTTTCTTTTGCTTTTGCACTTTATAAACAGAAATAAAAGGGCCGGCCCATATAGCGACGATGTGAGATCGGGGGGTGTGCGCGGCGCCGAATAGGATTTGGCCCTGAAACCAGCTCGATCTAGCTTCCGGGCTGTAAAATGAGGCCCATGACCAGCCCGAAGGCCGAGCGTGACCCAGCTTGGATTTTTCGGGCTGGGCTGTCCATGCCCAGGTCTAATGGGCAGTCCGTCCGTGATGACATTTGCATAGGGGCGGACATGAGGGCCGTCGAGTGGAAAGTGGCAGATGTTATCATCTCGCAGCATGACATACAATTAGCATGTTACACATGTGGACGTAGATGCACAGCTACAGTTTCGAACCAACACACATACGTAACCACACACCACCCTACTCCGTAGATTCTGGTACTGGTACCCGAGACCTTATTCGGTTCATTCATGCGCAGCAGCAGAGTGTCGGCGCGGAGATTACGAGTTGACCTTGGAGCAGACGAGCCTGATCTGCCCCTGCGTCCCCGTCTTTGGCGCGATGTTCCCCATGTTTACCATGGCCGTTGTGAAGGCGCTGTTGAACGTCGCCGCGCTGGACGCGAAGCTCCTGACCGTGTTGTCGGCGCCGCCGCCGTTGAACAGCACCTGGTCCGAGTGCAGGAGCCCCTTCTGGGACATGAGGTTGGTGTAGTAGGCGTTGTCGAAGCCGTTGGGCGTCTGCGTGTCCAGCGGTGCCAGGCTGCTGTCACCGCCGGACTGGGGGCAGTTGGCCCTGAGAGATGTCGCGAAGGTGGTGTTGATGTTGGTCTCGTTGTAGATCCTGTCCCTGAAAAACCGGCACTGCGATTGCCCGATCGTGTGGGCACCTGCAGGTAGATCAAGCATATTTGTGTCAGAATATCTCTCGCGAGTTGCTGTGGTGAAGTTTGAGCTCAGAGAACTCATGCATAGATATTAGCGGGGTGTACCTGAGAGCGCAACCATGTCTGTCATGCTGAGCTGCTTGTTGCCGAACAAGGTGGTGaggttttggaggtcgaaggtaggAGGTGGCAGGTCATTTTCCGCGTTGGTCTTGCTTGCAGTGGTGGAGTCCCTCCTCCCAAGAAGAACAGTCCATGTCGGCCCACCCAGCTGCTTGGTAAGTATGTCCAGAATTAGTTCCAAACCTCAGTTAGTTATGGGGGCGTCGCTGGTCCGGCAGCACCAGTACGTGCATGAGAGCTAGTAATTGCCGAGCTTACCGCGACGACGGAGTCACGCGCGGCGACGGCGAGGATGTCGGCGCAGGAAACGGTCTGCTTGCACACGGCCTCCACCTGAGTTTTGATGTTGTCGATGACGTTCATGCCTCGAATGGAATTGTTGTTCGGGGCTGCCCCCTGCTCGCCGATGAAGCTCCCCGTGTCCGCCAATAGAACGGACCCGTCACATCCCTGGAAAGAAATTCAGAAACACTAATCATTTGCGTGTACTAACGTCTTTTACAGCGTACTCCCACGTGAGTAAGGTTATGGGACTTGCATCGACAAAGCAGTCGTGGAAGTGCAGCCGGACGAGCGACGCCCCCATGCGGGCCTCGTTTTGCACGGCGGTCGTCACGCCGGCCTTGATGGTGGCCAGCGCGTTGGGGCAAGACGTGTCGTAGAACGTCGACGACAGCTGCGCCGACGCCGCCGAGGCCATTGCCACGAGCACCACTAAGCCAAGGCGAGAGGCAGAGGCCATCGCTGATCTAGCGACTAGTGTAATACTATACCAGAGTGTTAAGTGGTGCTTCTGCCCCACTTTTCTTGACTTGGCCGTGGCTTGCAAGAGACAACACTAGCATTGGACATATATATAGCCAGCAGAGGTTCTGGAGCCACGGGCGCCCGTGGCTAAAACCTCCAAATGTTGTGCCTAACTTGTCCACAGGGACGATACTAGCGGACATGTTGGCAATCATTACCCTGGAGAAAGGATACCCTACAAACGAATACAATTCGCAGGCTTAGCATGGAACGTTCTCATGTTGATTTGATTACCAGTTTGGTACAGCGTATTCGACATAAACAAATTTATTTGGCCAACACCAACAGCAACTGCATTATTGGCGCAAGAAATTTTGCGGCATATTCGCTCAGCGTATTCATGTATGATTGCATATGGTCAGTTCGATCgggcctcactagtagaaaacagggctttggtctagcccgggtcagcccattagtcccggttcagtccagaaccgggaccaatatgggtattggtcccggttcgtgagcccagggggccggccgggctatatgggccattggtcccgattcatctggaccttttggtctcggttggtgggatgaaccgagaccaatgggcctcgctcctggcccaccaccattggtcccggttggtggcttgaaccgggaccaaaggctcccctttagtctcggctcatgtcaccaaacgggaccaatgaggtgcttatatatacccctcgctcgcgagcagagtgctctgtttttctctggccgagggggagagggcttggtggtgctctagctcacctcctatgcacacaaggtgttcgatggaatgcccgagccacactacttaagctttctcctctccaagctcgacctccaagctccattttccataatatttgtctaggtttagcggtccgtcacgccccgtccccgtcttcaccgccgtcgatcacccgcgccgagctcatcgccggcaccaccgtggtgagtctcttgttcttatcttctttctgaaaggaaaaatattcttacttgtatgtttacatagatacttgtattattttcttacttttattattgcatcttatatagtgcgatggttttggtatccgcccccgtcggccctcgtcctatctatgattcggatgtggtatatatattatctttataactattggttcatttattgtttatgaaaattatgccgaccaacgtgacatagattttatttatgtaggatgtatgtgaatcggaaatgccaaccgaccctattgtcgagaggttaaatttagttgaagaagaaaacaatttgttgaaggaaaaaataaaaaaaattgaggacgagaagatgatattggagttgcatgttgcggatgtcgtcgatgatcacaaggtcaagatggatgcaatgcgcttgaagattagaaagattagaaaatatgccattcataccgaggcttggtatcattatgccgttggatcaattgttaccttggttgcgattatgatcgcatttgttttctcattgaaatgttttacatagtttcaatgtatggtttaattaattagatgctctggagagctatatgttgttagatgagaactatgtatgcactttggttttaatgtgatgatgaacttctattaatttggacacttaattatatataatgcacgcagatgaaccggcaatggatgtacggtgacagacacacccgcgagtacattaagggcgtgcatgagtttctcgatgcggctgaagcaaacaagcagaatggttttatgtgttgtccatgcactgaatgtgggaatacgaggtcttactctaaccggaaaatccttcactcccacctgctttacaagggtttcatgccatactataatgtttggacgaggcacggagaaataggggttatgatggaaggcgacgaagaagaagagtacgatgacaactatgtgccccctgaatacggtgatgctgcaacggggggagctggtgaagatcaagaggaaccagacgatgtgcccaatgatgctgcaacgggtgaagctgctgaagatcaagaggaaccagacgatgtgcccgatgatgatgatctctgccgggtcattgtcgatgcaaggacgcaatgcgaaaatcaaaaggagaagttgaagttcgatcgcatgttagaggatcacaaaaaagggttataccccaattgcgaagatggcaacacaaagctcggtaccgtactggaattgctgcagtggaaggcagagaatgatgtggttgacaaatgatttgagaagctactgaaaatattgaagaagaagcttc
This window harbors:
- the LOC119353302 gene encoding peroxidase 2-like codes for the protein MASASRLGLVVLVAMASAASAQLSSTFYDTSCPNALATIKAGVTTAVQNEARMGASLVRLHFHDCFVDGCDGSVLLADTGSFIGEQGAAPNNNSIRGMNVIDNIKTQVEAVCKQTVSCADILAVAARDSVVALGGPTWTVLLGRRDSTTASKTNAENDLPPPTFDLQNLTTLFGNKQLSMTDMVALSGAHTIGQSQCRFFRDRIYNETNINTTFATSLRANCPQSGGDSSLAPLDTQTPNGFDNAYYTNLMSQKGLLHSDQVLFNGGGADNTVRSFASSAATFNSAFTTAMVNMGNIAPKTGTQGQIRLVCSKVNS